The following proteins are encoded in a genomic region of Montipora foliosa isolate CH-2021 chromosome 8, ASM3666993v2, whole genome shotgun sequence:
- the LOC137968620 gene encoding uncharacterized protein — protein MPVEGSKLDNLLTKFWEISKIPEESDKNDDIIINFQKTTRFKKATGRYNIRLPWKLNKCDLPTNFILSKRRLNSLLNSLNKKDPGLIKKYYKQLLEQVNLGFIEKVGNLNLHDGILHYIPHFPVFKTDSVTTKMGIVYDASARLPEVKQLHSRVRNYSTTPIKLTKNLGIRSGYEMFVYTSNKNLFERHRSRREQRSYMPSLTWATHACSRLTC, from the coding sequence ATGCCAGTAGAAGGGTCAAAACTCGACAACCTATTAACCAAGTTCTGGGAAATCAGCAAAATACCAGAGGAAAGCGACAAAAATGATGATATCATCATTAACTTTCAGAAGACCACCCGATTTAAAAAGGCAACTGGTAGATACAACATAAGACTCCCATGGAAACTAAACAAATGCGATCTACCAACAAACTTCATTTTAAGCAAAAGACGATTGAACAGTCTACTGAACAGCCTCAACAAGAAAGACCCAGGACTTATTAAGAAATACTACAAACAACTCCTTGAACAAGTTAATCTCGGTTTCATAGAGAAAGTGGGGAACCTCAATCTTCACGATGGCATTTTGCATTACATCCCCCactttcctgtttttaaaacagACAGCGTAACAACCAAGATGGGAATAGTTTATGACGCATCTGCCAGACTCCCTGAAGTGAAACAGTTACATTCACGTGTACGAAATTATTCAACGACTCCAATAAAGTTAACAAAGAACCTTGGAATCAGGTCTGGTTATGAGATGTTTGTTTACACCAGCAATAAGAATTTATTCGAACGCCATAGGTCCAGACGAGAACAAAGAAGTTACATGCCCTCCCTAACGTGGGCTACACATGCATGTTCAAGATTGACTTGCTAG
- the LOC137968621 gene encoding uncharacterized protein, with the protein MSSKDPRSLKFFDEAGKKIPNVGTHTYGHGAKGSQCVEVGRRLESRNTTLSMLVSLNGPEYYNVVSGATNTARFLSFFQEAGDVINIETDRPCLEVADIVIMDNLSSHHFGGGEILEEWFGTMGIELLYTPSYSPDLNPTELCFNKIKCELNGNLKELVHSNIDLAIAEAVEITDYLLV; encoded by the coding sequence ATGTCTTCAAAAGATCCAAGGAGCCTGAAATTTTTTGACGAAGCGGGAAAAAAGATTCCTAATGTGGGAACTCACACGTATGGACACGGCGCAAAAGGATCACAATGTGTAGAAGTAGGGAGGAGACTCGAGTCTCGGAATACTACTTTAAGTATGCTGGTTTCTCTGAACGGCCCTGAGTATTATAATGTTGTAAGCGGGGCTACAAACACAGcccgttttctttcattttttcaagaggcAGGTGACGTCATAAACATTGAGACTGATAGACCATGCCTCGAAGTCGCTGACATTGTTATTATGGATAATTTATCTTCTCATCATTTTGGAGGAGGTGAGATTTTGGAAGAATGGTTTGGTACCATGGGAATTGAGTTGTTATATACGCCTTCATATTCTCCAGATCTTAACCCAACAGAGCtctgttttaataaaattaaatgtgaATTGAATGGTAACTTGAAGGAACTTGTTCATTCCAATATTGATTTAGCAATAGCAGAAGCAGTTGAGATTACAGATTACCTGCTTGTATGA